The following coding sequences are from one Microtus pennsylvanicus isolate mMicPen1 chromosome 1, mMicPen1.hap1, whole genome shotgun sequence window:
- the Mlxipl gene encoding carbohydrate-responsive element-binding protein isoform X2 encodes MARALADLAVDLQVPRVVPCPDSDSDTDSEDPSLRRSAGGLHRSQVIHSGHFMVSSPHSDSLTRRRDQEGPMGVADFGPRSIDPTLTRLFECLSLAYSGKLVSPKWKNFKGLKLLCRDKIRLNNAIWRAWYIQYVQRRKSPVCGFVTPLQGSEADEHRKPEAVVLEGNYWKRRIEVVMREYHKWRIYYKKRLRKSSREGDLLAPKQVEGGWPPPERWCEQLFSSVVPVLLGGSEEEPGARQLLDLDCFLSDISDTLFTMTQPSPSSLQLPSEDAYVGNADMIQPDLTPLQPSLDDFMEISDFFTNYRPPQPPTSSNFLEPPSFGPMADSLFSSGILGPEMPPPASASSSSGMTPLSGTTRLQARNSCPGPLDPSTFMSSDFLLPEDPKTKIPPTPMPPPLLPYPTPVKAQGLESCTPAHFPTMAPAPTLLPEEPLFSARFPFTTVPPAPGVPTLPAPTTFVPRPPQPGPSPGPAPFPVDHLPPGYPEPAFRPHFAIPQDVQPRCKPSTPSPGGRKASPPTLAPTTASPTATARDNNPCLTQLLRAAKPEQALEPPAVPSTLLRPAESPDTVSEFPRARAFFPPIPAPTPPQPPPGPATLAPPRSLIVPKAERLSPPAPSGSERRLSGDLNSIPPPGALSVHLSPPQPILNRGRIDNNKMENRRITHISAEQKRRFNIKLGFDTLHGLVSTLSAQPSLKVSKATTLQKTAEYILMLQQERAAMQEEAQQLRDEIEELNAAINLCQQQLPATGVPITHQRFDQMRDMFDDYVRTRTLHNWKFWVFSILIRPLFESFNGMVSTTSLHSLRQTSLAWLDQYCSLPALRPTVLNSLRQLSTSTSILTDPSRVPEQATRAVTEGTLGRPF; translated from the exons ATGGCGCGCGCTCTGGCGGATCTAGCAGTGGATTTGCAGGTGCCCCGGGTCGTCCCTTGCCCCGATTCGGACTCGGATACAGACTCGGAGGATCCGAGTCTCCGGCGCAGCGCGGGTGGTTTGCACCGATCACAGGTCATCCACAGCGGACACTTCATGGTGTCCTCGCCGCATAGCGACTCGCTGACCCGGCGACGCGACCAGGAGGGGCCCATGGGGGTCGCCGACTTCGGGCCGCGCAGCATCGATCCGACACTCACCCGGCTCTTCGAGTGCTTGAGCCTGGCTTACAG TGGCAAGCTGGTTTCTCCCAAGTGGAAGAACTTCAAAGGCCTCAAATTGCTGTGTCGGGATAAGATCCGCCTCAACAATGCCATCTGGAGGGCCTGGTACATTCAGT ATGTGCAGCGGAGGAAGAGCCCAGTGTGTGGCTTTGTGACCCCTCTGCAGGGGTCTGAAGCAGATGAGCACCGGAAACCTGAG GCTGTCGTCCTGGAGGGGAATTACTGGAAGCGGCGCATCGAGGTGGTGATGCGCGAATACCACAAGTGGAGAATCTACTACAAGAAGCGG CTCCGTAAGTCCAGCAGGGAAGGGGATCTTCTGGCTCCCAAGCAG GTGGAAGGTGGGTGGCCGCCACCAGAGCGATGGTGCGAACAGCTCTTCTCCAGCGTGGTGCCCGTGCTGCTTGGAGGCTCCGAGGAGGAGCCCGGGGCTCGACAGCTTCTGGACCTCGACTGCTTCTTGTCCGATATATCCGACACACTCTTCACCATGACACAGCCCAGCCCCTCGTCCCTGCAGCTGCCCTCAGAAGATg CTTACGTTGGCAATGCTGACATGATCCAGCCAGACCTGACGCCACTGCAGCCCAGCCTGGATGACTTCATGGAGATATCAG ATTTCTTCACCAATTACCGCCCCCCGCAACCGCCCACATCCTCAAACTTCCTGGAGCCCCCCAGCTTTGGCCCCATGGCTGACTCCCTCTTCAGCAGTGGAATCCTGGGCCCAGAGATGCCACCTCCAGCCTCCGCTTCCTCCTCCTCGGGGATGACCCCTCTCTCAGGGACTACCCGCCTACAG GCTCGGAACAGCTGCCCTGGACCCTTGGACCCCAGTACCTTTATGAGTTCTGACTTCCTTCTTCCCGAAGACCCAAAGACCAAGATCCCACCTACTCCTatgcctcctcctctccttccatacCCCACCCCTGTCAAGGCGCAGGGCTTAGAGTCCTGCACCCCAGCTCACTTCCCTACAATGGCTCCAGCTCCCACTTTGTTGCCAGAAGAGCCCCTCTTCTCCGCCAGGTTCCCCTTCACCACAGTCCCACCTGCTCCAGGAGTGCCTACTCTTCCTGCTCCTACCACTTTCGTTCCCAGGCCGCCACAGCCTGGCCCTAGCCCTGGCCCCGCCCCTTTCCCTGTAGACCATCTGCCCCCTGGGTATCCAGAGCCTGCCTTTAGGCCTCACTTCGCCATACCTCAGGATGTGCAGCCCAGATGCAAGCCCTCCACCCCGTCCCCAGGCGGCCGGAAAGCCAGCCCCCCTACCTTGGCCCCTACCACTGCCAGCCCCACCGCCACTGCCAGAGACAACAACCCCTGCCTTACACAGCTTCTCAGGGCAG CCAAGCCTGAGCAAGCACTGGAACCTCCAGCTGTGCCCAGCACCCTTCTCCGGCCCGCAGAGTCTCCG GATACAGTCTCTGAATTCCCCCGTGCCCGTGCCTTCTTTCCCCCAATCCCGGCCCCTACACCACCTCAGCCACCTCCAGGCCCAGCCACATTGGCCCCTCCCAGGTCCCTGATTGTCCCCAAAGCAGAGCGGCTCTCACCCCCAGCACCCAGCG GCAGTGAGCGGCGATTATCAGGGGATCTCAACTCCATACCACCCCCGGGGGCACTGAGTGTCCACCTATCTCCCCCTCAACCTATCCTAAACCGGGGTCGCATAGACAATAACAAG ATGGAGAACCGGCGCATCACACACATCTCTGCTGAGCAGAAGAGGCGTTTCAATATCAAGTTAGGATTCGACACCCTCCACGGACTTGTGAGCACGCTCAGTGCCCAGCCCAGTCTCAAG GTGAGCAAAGCAACAACACTGCAGAAGACTGCCGAATACATCCTGATGCTGCAGCAGGAACGGGCGGCCATGCAGGAGGAGGCACAGCAGCTGCGGGATGAGATAGAGGAGCTCAATGCCGCCATCAA CTTGTGCCAGCAGCAGCTGCCAGCTACTGGGGTGCCCATCACACATCAGCGCTTTGACCAGATGCGTGACATGTTTGATGACTATGTCCGGACCCGCACACTGCACAACTGGAAGTTCTGGGTA TTCAGCATCCTCATCCGGCCTTTGTTTGAGTCCTTCAATGGGATGGTGTCAACCACAAGCTTGCACAGCCTCCGCCAGACCTCACTGGCTTGGCTAGACCAGTACTGTTCTCTGCCTGCTCTCCGACCAA cTGTCCTGAATTCCCTTCGCCAGCTCAGTACATCGACCAGCATCCTGACCGATCCAAGTCGTGTGCCTGAACAAGCCACACGGGCAGTCACTGAGGGTACCCTGGGCAGACCATTCTAA
- the Mlxipl gene encoding carbohydrate-responsive element-binding protein isoform X1 has product MARALADLAVDLQVPRVVPCPDSDSDTDSEDPSLRRSAGGLHRSQVIHSGHFMVSSPHSDSLTRRRDQEGPMGVADFGPRSIDPTLTRLFECLSLAYSGKLVSPKWKNFKGLKLLCRDKIRLNNAIWRAWYIQYVQRRKSPVCGFVTPLQGSEADEHRKPEAVVLEGNYWKRRIEVVMREYHKWRIYYKKRLRKSSREGDLLAPKQVEGGWPPPERWCEQLFSSVVPVLLGGSEEEPGARQLLDLDCFLSDISDTLFTMTQPSPSSLQLPSEDAYVGNADMIQPDLTPLQPSLDDFMEISDFFTNYRPPQPPTSSNFLEPPSFGPMADSLFSSGILGPEMPPPASASSSSGMTPLSGTTRLQARNSCPGPLDPSTFMSSDFLLPEDPKTKIPPTPMPPPLLPYPTPVKAQGLESCTPAHFPTMAPAPTLLPEEPLFSARFPFTTVPPAPGVPTLPAPTTFVPRPPQPGPSPGPAPFPVDHLPPGYPEPAFRPHFAIPQDVQPRCKPSTPSPGGRKASPPTLAPTTASPTATARDNNPCLTQLLRAAKPEQALEPPAVPSTLLRPAESPQDTVSEFPRARAFFPPIPAPTPPQPPPGPATLAPPRSLIVPKAERLSPPAPSGSERRLSGDLNSIPPPGALSVHLSPPQPILNRGRIDNNKMENRRITHISAEQKRRFNIKLGFDTLHGLVSTLSAQPSLKVSKATTLQKTAEYILMLQQERAAMQEEAQQLRDEIEELNAAINLCQQQLPATGVPITHQRFDQMRDMFDDYVRTRTLHNWKFWVFSILIRPLFESFNGMVSTTSLHSLRQTSLAWLDQYCSLPALRPTVLNSLRQLSTSTSILTDPSRVPEQATRAVTEGTLGRPF; this is encoded by the exons ATGGCGCGCGCTCTGGCGGATCTAGCAGTGGATTTGCAGGTGCCCCGGGTCGTCCCTTGCCCCGATTCGGACTCGGATACAGACTCGGAGGATCCGAGTCTCCGGCGCAGCGCGGGTGGTTTGCACCGATCACAGGTCATCCACAGCGGACACTTCATGGTGTCCTCGCCGCATAGCGACTCGCTGACCCGGCGACGCGACCAGGAGGGGCCCATGGGGGTCGCCGACTTCGGGCCGCGCAGCATCGATCCGACACTCACCCGGCTCTTCGAGTGCTTGAGCCTGGCTTACAG TGGCAAGCTGGTTTCTCCCAAGTGGAAGAACTTCAAAGGCCTCAAATTGCTGTGTCGGGATAAGATCCGCCTCAACAATGCCATCTGGAGGGCCTGGTACATTCAGT ATGTGCAGCGGAGGAAGAGCCCAGTGTGTGGCTTTGTGACCCCTCTGCAGGGGTCTGAAGCAGATGAGCACCGGAAACCTGAG GCTGTCGTCCTGGAGGGGAATTACTGGAAGCGGCGCATCGAGGTGGTGATGCGCGAATACCACAAGTGGAGAATCTACTACAAGAAGCGG CTCCGTAAGTCCAGCAGGGAAGGGGATCTTCTGGCTCCCAAGCAG GTGGAAGGTGGGTGGCCGCCACCAGAGCGATGGTGCGAACAGCTCTTCTCCAGCGTGGTGCCCGTGCTGCTTGGAGGCTCCGAGGAGGAGCCCGGGGCTCGACAGCTTCTGGACCTCGACTGCTTCTTGTCCGATATATCCGACACACTCTTCACCATGACACAGCCCAGCCCCTCGTCCCTGCAGCTGCCCTCAGAAGATg CTTACGTTGGCAATGCTGACATGATCCAGCCAGACCTGACGCCACTGCAGCCCAGCCTGGATGACTTCATGGAGATATCAG ATTTCTTCACCAATTACCGCCCCCCGCAACCGCCCACATCCTCAAACTTCCTGGAGCCCCCCAGCTTTGGCCCCATGGCTGACTCCCTCTTCAGCAGTGGAATCCTGGGCCCAGAGATGCCACCTCCAGCCTCCGCTTCCTCCTCCTCGGGGATGACCCCTCTCTCAGGGACTACCCGCCTACAG GCTCGGAACAGCTGCCCTGGACCCTTGGACCCCAGTACCTTTATGAGTTCTGACTTCCTTCTTCCCGAAGACCCAAAGACCAAGATCCCACCTACTCCTatgcctcctcctctccttccatacCCCACCCCTGTCAAGGCGCAGGGCTTAGAGTCCTGCACCCCAGCTCACTTCCCTACAATGGCTCCAGCTCCCACTTTGTTGCCAGAAGAGCCCCTCTTCTCCGCCAGGTTCCCCTTCACCACAGTCCCACCTGCTCCAGGAGTGCCTACTCTTCCTGCTCCTACCACTTTCGTTCCCAGGCCGCCACAGCCTGGCCCTAGCCCTGGCCCCGCCCCTTTCCCTGTAGACCATCTGCCCCCTGGGTATCCAGAGCCTGCCTTTAGGCCTCACTTCGCCATACCTCAGGATGTGCAGCCCAGATGCAAGCCCTCCACCCCGTCCCCAGGCGGCCGGAAAGCCAGCCCCCCTACCTTGGCCCCTACCACTGCCAGCCCCACCGCCACTGCCAGAGACAACAACCCCTGCCTTACACAGCTTCTCAGGGCAG CCAAGCCTGAGCAAGCACTGGAACCTCCAGCTGTGCCCAGCACCCTTCTCCGGCCCGCAGAGTCTCCG cAGGATACAGTCTCTGAATTCCCCCGTGCCCGTGCCTTCTTTCCCCCAATCCCGGCCCCTACACCACCTCAGCCACCTCCAGGCCCAGCCACATTGGCCCCTCCCAGGTCCCTGATTGTCCCCAAAGCAGAGCGGCTCTCACCCCCAGCACCCAGCG GCAGTGAGCGGCGATTATCAGGGGATCTCAACTCCATACCACCCCCGGGGGCACTGAGTGTCCACCTATCTCCCCCTCAACCTATCCTAAACCGGGGTCGCATAGACAATAACAAG ATGGAGAACCGGCGCATCACACACATCTCTGCTGAGCAGAAGAGGCGTTTCAATATCAAGTTAGGATTCGACACCCTCCACGGACTTGTGAGCACGCTCAGTGCCCAGCCCAGTCTCAAG GTGAGCAAAGCAACAACACTGCAGAAGACTGCCGAATACATCCTGATGCTGCAGCAGGAACGGGCGGCCATGCAGGAGGAGGCACAGCAGCTGCGGGATGAGATAGAGGAGCTCAATGCCGCCATCAA CTTGTGCCAGCAGCAGCTGCCAGCTACTGGGGTGCCCATCACACATCAGCGCTTTGACCAGATGCGTGACATGTTTGATGACTATGTCCGGACCCGCACACTGCACAACTGGAAGTTCTGGGTA TTCAGCATCCTCATCCGGCCTTTGTTTGAGTCCTTCAATGGGATGGTGTCAACCACAAGCTTGCACAGCCTCCGCCAGACCTCACTGGCTTGGCTAGACCAGTACTGTTCTCTGCCTGCTCTCCGACCAA cTGTCCTGAATTCCCTTCGCCAGCTCAGTACATCGACCAGCATCCTGACCGATCCAAGTCGTGTGCCTGAACAAGCCACACGGGCAGTCACTGAGGGTACCCTGGGCAGACCATTCTAA